Proteins encoded together in one Gadus chalcogrammus isolate NIFS_2021 chromosome 18, NIFS_Gcha_1.0, whole genome shotgun sequence window:
- the ghitm gene encoding growth hormone-inducible transmembrane protein, whose product MLVARLACLRALPVAGLRPVLAQGTSALRSQAMPTWQPLLRNHQGYSTKARFGFRRSKTTRDQLKEAAFEPASETAMKIDGMGRMILAGGAAVGLGALCYYGLGMSNEIGAIEKAVIWPQYVKDRIHSTYMYFAGSVGFTALSAVLVSRTPALMGLMMRGSWLAMGATFAAMIGAGMLVRSISYEQSPMPKHLAWILHASVMGAVIAPMTLLGGPLMLRAAWYTAGIVGGLSTVAMCAPSEKFLNMGGPLAVGFGVVFASSIGSMFLPPTSMFGAGLYSVAVYGGLVLFSLFLLYDTQKVIKKAETYPLYGVQKFDPINACMGIYMDTLNIFMRLVMILSGNGRKK is encoded by the exons ATGTTGGTGGCGAGACTAGCCTGCCTGAGGGCTCTCCCGGTGGCGGGGCTCCGTCCCGTGTTGGCACAGGGCACTTCTGCCCTGAGAAGCCAGGCTATGCCCACATGGCAACCTTTGCTCAGGAACCATCAG GGTTATTCCACCAAGGCCAGGTTTGGTTTCCGTCGCAGCAAGACCACCAGAGACCAGCTCAAGGAAGCAGCCTTTGAGCCAGCATCAGAAACTGCCATGAAAA TTGATGGCATGGGAAGGATGATCCTGGCTGGAGGAGCAGCTGTCGGTCTTGGCGCACTGTGCTATTACGGACTAGGCATGTCTAACGAAATCGGTGCAATTGAAAAAGCAGT GATCTGGCCGCAGTACGTGAAGGACAGGATCCACTCCACCTACATGTACTTTGCGGGCAGCGTTGGCTTCACAGCCCTGTCTGCCGTGTTAGTGAGCCGGACGCCCGCGCTCATGGGTCTCATGATGAGGGGTTCCTGGCTC GCAATGGGAGCTACGTTCGCAGCAATGATTGGCGCTGGAATGCTGGTCAGGTCCATATCGTATGAGCAGAGCCCTATGCCCAAACACCTTGCCTGGATCCTCCATGCAA GTGTGATGGGTGCAGTCATAGCCCCCATGACCCTCCTGGGAGGGCCCCTGATGTTGAGGGCCGCCTGGTACACGGCGGGCATCGTTGGAGGCCTCTCCACCGTGGCCATGTGCGCGCCCAGCGAGAAGTTCCTCAACATGGGCGGCCCTTTGGCGGTGGGCTTCGGAGTGGTGTTCGCCTCTTCCATCG GCTCCATGTTCTTGCCCCCCACCTCCATGTTCGGAGCAGGCCTGTACTCTGTGGCGGTCTACGGAGGCCTGGTCCTCTTCAGTTTGTTCCTCCTCTACGACACGCAGAAGGTCATCAAGAAGGCAGAGACATACCCGCTGTACGGTGTTCAGAAATTCGACCCCATCAACGC GTGTATGGGGATCTACATGGACACGTTGAACATCTTCATGAGGCTTGTGATGATCCTCTCTGGGAATGGCAGGAAGAAGTAG
- the tvp23b gene encoding Golgi apparatus membrane protein TVP23 homolog B yields MMRQDDNDEDVSLFDAEEDSGQKSKKSNLKHPVASFFHLFFRVTAICAYLLCEVWSSSFIACMVTIILLLSCDFWTVKNITGRLMVGLRWWNQVDDNGENHWVFESRKATGKQQTGNSESRIFWLGLVVCPVLWVVFFFSTLFSFKIKWLAVVIMGVVLQGANLYGYVRCKAGGKTSLKNMATNYLGRQFLKQAVSKTEEM; encoded by the exons ATGATGAGACAA GACGACAATGATGAAGACGTGTCCCTGTTCGATGCAGAGGAGGATTCTGGGCAGAAGTCAAAAAAATCGAACTTGAA GCATCCAGTAGCGTCATTCTTCCACCTTTTCTTCCGAGTTACTGCGATTTGTGCATACCTGCTCTGTGAGGTTTGGAGTAGCAGCTTCATCGCCTGTATGGTCACTATAATCCTCCTGCTGTCCTGTGACTTCTGGACTGTAAAG AACATCACTGGCAGATTGATGGTAGGTCTGAGATGGTGGAACCAGGTGGATGACAATGGAGAGAATCATTGGGTGTTTGAGTCAAGAAAG GCTACAGGAAAGCAGCAGACAGGCAACTCTGAGTCTCGTATCTTCTGGCTTGGGCTGGTGGTGTGCCCTGTTCTCTGGGTTGTATTCTTCTTCAGCACCCTCTTCTCCTTTAAGATCAAGTGGCTG GCTGTCGTGATCATGGGCGTGGTGTTACAAGGGGCCAACCTGTACGGATATGTGCGATGCAAAGCAGGGGGCAAGACCAGCCTGAAGAACATGGCTACCAACTATTTGGGCAGGCAGTTTCTCAAACAG GCTGTGTCTAAAACTGAAGAGATGTGA